GGTGCATGAATTCGATGACCGCATCGTAGCCAAAGAAGCGATAAGGGGTTTATCCAAGTGATGAAAAGAACAATCGGTCAAATTGCCTTCATGAGCGGAGGAACACTTCACAAAGAAGCGGACGCTGAACAGATGATTGAGGGCGTTTTTACAGATTCACGCAAGCCGCAAAGCCAAGGGCTGTTCGTTCCACTTTCCGGCGAGCGATTTGACGGGCATAATTATGTGCAGCAGATCATGAGCGAGGCAGGTGCAGCTGCTTTTTTATGGCAAAAGGATCACGGAGCGCCTCCAGCGGGAAACGCCATAGAAGTAGAGAATACATTAGAAGCTCTCCAGCAGCTAGCAACTGCATATTTGCGTGAAACTGGCGTTTCAGTCGTCGGAATCACAGGAAGCAACGGTAAGACGACGACGAAAGACATCGTGACGGCTCTGCTGGGCACGACTTTTAAAGTACACAAAACCGAAGGAAATTATAACAATCATATCGGTTTGCCTTTAACGGTACTGTCCATGCCGCAGGATACAGATATTCTTATTCTTGAAATGGGTATGAGCGGACGTGGCGAGATCGGCCTGCTCACTGATATTGCAAAGCCGGATGTTGCCGTCATTACCAATATAGGCGAATCTCACTTGCTCCAGCTTGGTTCCCGTGCGGAAATCGCTCGTGCAAAGCTGGAAATCGCCAGTGGTCTCAAGCCCGGTGGCTTGCTGATCTACAACGGTGATGAGCCACTATTGCCACAAGTGCTGGCGGAGCCTGCAACGGTCAAGCCTGAAGGTTTAAAATGGTTTACGTTCGGTATATCCAAGAACAATGATGATTATCCAACAGCAATCACTTCGGATGAACAAGGCAGCTTATTCACAACCGCCCAATCTGGCAAAGAGGCTTTCCGACTCCCCTTGCTTGGACAGCACAATATTGTAAACGGGTTGGCAGCACTGGCGGTAGCGCGTCATTTCAATGTCGATGCAGACCATATACGCAAAGGGCTGTCGTCTTTGAAGCTGACAGGCATGCGCATTGAGGTTGTGAGATGCTCTGACGGACTTACTGTGCTAAACGATGCCTATAACGCCAGTCCTGCTTCAATGAAGGCTGCACTACAGACGTTATCCGGGTACAAAACGGACGGACGTAAAATTGCCGTGCTTGGTGATATGCTGGAGCTGGGACCGGAGGAAAAGCAGTTCCATGAGGAAATCGGGCTTTTTGCAGCTAAGCACGACGTAGAGGAGCTGTTTACCTACGGTGAGCTGGGGATGTCTATTGCGCAGGGAGCTCTAGGACTAATGCCAACTGAACAAGTACACGCTTATACGGATAAGGAAAAGCTGATCCAGCATTTGCGGACTTATCTCCATGCTAATGATATTGTGCTGGTTAAGGCATCCAGAGGGATGCGATTGGAAGAAATTGTGGATGCGCTGAAAAACGGTCCGCTAAAGAACTGATGTTGACGAGAGGAAGACTCCCATGGATATTCAATTATTACTGCTGACGATCGTCGTATCGTTTATACTGGCGGTCATCGCCGCTCCACTGCTTATTCCGCTGCTGCGGCGTATGAAATTCGGCCAGCAGGTCCGGGATGACGGGCCACAAAGCCATCTTAAAAAGATTGGTACGCCTACAATGGGCGGTATCGTGATTCTGCTGGCTTTTACGCTGACCTTTCTTAAGTTTTCAGCTATCAAAAATACGGACTTTTACGTTTTATTGGTCGCTACGCTCGGCTTTGGGCTGATCGGCTTTTTGGATGACTATATCAAAATTGTATTCAAGCGCTCACTGGGTCTGACGGCGCGCCAAAAGCTGTTCGGGCAATTATTGTTTGGCGGGATTATGTGCTGGCTTCTACTCAGCAATGATCATAGTACTGTCATCGGCATTCCGGGTACCTCATGGTCATTTGATTGGGGGGGCTGGTTTTACTACCCGTTCATTATTATCATGATGCTGGCAATCAGCAATGCTGTCAATTTCACAGACGGGCTGGACGGGCTGCTGTCTGGTACCAGTGCAATTGCCTTCGCCGCTTATGCGATTGTCGCGATTCAGGCGACCTCGCTTCCGGCTGCGGTATGCTCAGCGGCGATGATTGGTGCTGTGCTTGGTTTTCTTGTATACAATGCACACCCTGCCAAAGTATTTATGGGCGACACGGGATCGCTGGGCATCGGTGGCGCCATAGGTGCCATTGCAATCGTAACGAAAAGCGAAATTTTATTCATTATTATCGGTGGCGTATTCGTGATTGAAATGCTGTCCGTGGTCTTGCAGGTGGCTTCCTTTAAAACACGTGGCAAACGCATTTTCAAAATGAGCCCGATTCATCATCATTTCGAGCTGTCCGGTTGGTCCGAATGGCGTGTAGTTATCACATTCTGGGCTGTAGGACTGTTGCTGGCAGGACTCGGACTTTATCTCAACAAGGGGTTGTAGACAAATGAACCATCCAGACGCATACCGAGATCAGGAAGTTGTCGTTATAGGCCTGGCCAAAAGCGGTGTACAGGTTGCCAAGGTGCTGCATCAGGCAGGAGCCAAGCTGACCGTCAATGATAAAAAAGACAGGGAACAATGTCCCGAAGCTTCTGAATTAGAGGCTTTGGGAATTTCCGTTTTATGCGGGGGGCACCCGGAGGGACTGATTCATCCGGGGGTGAAGCTGGTCGTCAAAAATCCAGGCATCCCTTATAGCGCCCCGCCTGTACAGAAAGCTGTCGAGCTCGGCATTGAGGTTGTGACCGAAGTTGAGGTTGCCTACCATCTGTGTAAAGCCCCGATCATCGGAATTACAGGCTCCAATGGTAAGACGACCACGACCACGTGGGTGGGCAAGCTGTTGGAGTCTGCTGGTATGAATCCGATCGTGGCTGGTAATATCGGAACTCCATTATGTGAGGCGGCTGTGGACGCCAAGACAGATGAGTGGATGGTTGTGGAGCTGAGCAGCTTTCAATTAAAAGGAACAAAGGATTTTAAGCCTGCTGTTGCTTGCTTGCTCAATGTGGCTGAGACCCATCTGGACTACCATGGAGGCATGGAGGATTATGTTGCATCCAAGGCACGTCTGTTTGCCAATCAAACGTCTGCTGATACAGCGGTGGTGAACTGGGATGATCCGGTCTGCCGGGAGCTTGTGCCCTATATTAAGGCGAAGCTGCTTCCGTTCTCGATGACGGAACGCTTGCAGGAAGGGTTGTTTGCTGACCCGCCATACATACCGGATGTGACGGATGATATCGAACGAAGCATCGTATACCGCGATAGCCTTGGGGTGGTGCATCCCATTATAGGTGTGGACGAGATTGGACTGCCGGGTCGCTTTAACGTGGAAAATGCGCTCGCTGCTTGCGCAATAGCCATTGCCGCAGGCGCAGAGCCTGCGAAGCTGGCAGAACCCTTAAGCGCTTTTCGCGGTGTAGAACATCGGCTTGAATATGTCATCGAGCATGCCGGAGCAGCCTATTACAATAATTCCAAAGCAACTAATTCCAAAGCGACTATGATGGCCCTATCTTCCTTTAAGCAACCCGTTGTACTGATTGCCGGAGGGTTGGATCGCGGCTCAGATTATACGGAGCTTGTACCGTCCCTGCAGGAGCGTGTAAAGGCCGTTGTGCTTCTGGGTGAGACACGGCATAAGCTGGCAGATCGGGCCCATCAGGCCGGAATAGAGCATGTCGAGGTCGTCGATAATGGGGAGGACGCCGCCGCTACGCTCGTGGAGGCTGTGAACAAGGCGGCAGAACTTGCTGAGCCGGGAGATGTGGTATTACTCTCACCCGCTTGCGCAAGCTGGGATATGTTCCAATCCTATGAAGAGCGTGGACGTATTTTTAAAGAGGCGGCGCATAAATTGTAAGTAGGGGGGTTGGATAAGCCCCTACTTTTATGCAAGGGGTGGCCTCCTGATGAAGCAATCTCGTTCGGCGCCGGATATATGGCTTTTCGTCTGTATTATAAGCTTATTAGCCATCGGCATGATTATGGTATACAGCGCGGGCGCCGTCCTCGCTTTTCACGAGTACGGGGACTCCTACTATTTTGTAAAACGGCAATTGCTTTTTGCGGGGCTTGGTCTTGTAGCGATGTATTTTACTGCCAGAACGGACTATCGAATCTGGCAGAAATATGCCAAGGTCGTGCTTCTGATCTGTCTCGCGTTGCTGGTTGCCGTGTTAATTCCCGGCATTGGTGTAGTTAGAGGCGGAGCACGGAGCTGGCTGGGTATCAGCTCTTTCGGCATTCAGCCTTCCGAGTTTATGAAGCTGGGCATGATTCTTTATCTCGCCCAATGGCTCAGTCGTGCAGATTATGATATTAGTTCTTTTACGCGTGGCCTATTGCCTCCGCTTGGACTCATGGGACTGGCCTTCGGCCTGATCATGCTGCAGCCCGATTTGGGTACAGGTACAGTGATGATGGGAGCGTCTATGCTGATCGTATTTACAGCTGGTGCGCGCATGAAGCATCTTGGCCTGCTGGCCTTGTCGGGGGCAGCAGGGTTTGCTGCACTGATCGCGGCTGCGCCTTATCGACTCCAGCGGATTACGGCTTTTCTGGACCCTTGGTCCGATCCGCTTGGTGCAGGCTATCAAATTATTCAATCGCTATATGCCATTGGACCTGGTGGATTGGCGGGTCTGGGACTTGGCATGAGTCGGCAGAAATACAGTTATGTTCCCGAGCCGCAGACGGATTTTATCTTTTCTATTTTGGCGGAGGAGCTTGGTTTTATCGGTGGAATGACGGTGCTGGGACTCTTTCTGGTGCTCGTATGGAGAGGAATGCGTGTCGCTATTACTATTCCGGATACCTATGGCAGCTTGCTGGCGGTAGGCATTGTCGGAATGGTTGCCGTACAGGTTGTCATTAACATCGGTGTTGTCATCGGCTTAATGCCGGTGACAGGAATAACATTGCCCTTAATCAGCTATGGAGGCTCTTCTCTGACGTTGATGCTAACTGCGTTGGGTATTTTACTGAATTTATCACGTTATGCGAGGTGAAGGTTTATGCGCGTCGTGTTGAGCGGCGGCGGTACCGGAGGGCATATTTATCCGGCGCTGGCCGTAGCCAGACAGTGCGAAGAGATTGATCCGGACGCTGAATTTTTATACATTGGCGGTCAACGAGGACTCGAAAGCAAGCTGGTTCCTCAGGAAAAAATTCCGTTCGAGGCTATTGATATCACAGGATTTCGTCGCAGCTTGTCCTTGGAAAATATTAAAACGATCATGCGCTTTTTCCAGGGGGTTCGTAGGTCCAAAGCATTATTAAAAAAATTTAAACCAGATATCGTCATAGGTACCGGGGGATATGTATGCGGCCCTGTCGTCTATGCAGCTTCCAAGCTGGGCATACCCAGCATGATTCATGAGCAAAATGCGATTCCAGGCCTGACCAATGCATTTCTGAGCCGCTATGTAGATACGGTGGCCGTTAGCTTTGAAGGCTCTGAAGGGGCTTTTCCCAAAGCCAAAAATGTATTGTATACCGGGAATCCACGCGCGACGACAGTTCGTTTGGCTAACCGGGATCGAGGCTTTGCTACGATCGGGGTTCCGATGAATAGCTCGGTTGTACTTGTGGTAGGCGGCAGCAGGGGAGCGAAAGCTATTAATGATGCTATGATTGCCATGGCTCCGCAACTTTCGCAACTGAAAGACGTCCATTTTGTATATGTGACTGGTGAATCTTACTATGAACAGACGTTGGACAGCATACGGAATCAGATCGGCTCATTGCCCAACCATCTTCACGTGCTTCCCTATATTCACAATATGCCAGAGGTGCTGGCTTGTACCTCTTTAATCGTTAATCGCGCCGGTGCGTCCTTCTTGGCCGAGATTACATCGTTGGGTATTCCGTCCATTCTGATTCCATCACCTAATGTGACCAATAATCATCAGGAGGCCAATGCCCGCACGCTTGAAAAGGCAGGCGCTTCGGTAATGATCGTGGAAAAGGAATTGAGCGGTTCTTCTCTGTTTCAGACTATTGCAGGAATTATGGGGGATGAAGCATTGCGTAACCGGATGGCAGAGTCGGCGTCTTCACTTGGCAAGCCTGACTCGGCAGATATTTTAGTAAAAGAAATGGAGCGCCTTGCCCGTAAAAGGTAGTCCGCAGCGCAGTTTGGGCGGTTGTCACATATCGGACGCTATTGACATAGGATACCCTATAGATTGTGACCATCACTCAGGCTGCCGGTTGTCAGGTGAGAGCCTCATAACTATGCGGGGGCAAGCAACAAGGAGGTTTCAGTACAATGCAGCAATGGATGCCATTATTAGCGGAGCATGATATCGGAAAAGTGCTGGAGCATGAGCCGCTGTCCAAATATACGACATGGAAGATTGGAGGCCCTGCGGATGCTCTTGTCATCCCGGATACCAAGGAGCAGCTGGCAAGGGTTTTACGGCTGGCTCGCGAGCACGGTATCCCCTGGATGCAGTTGGGGAGGGGCTCCAACATGCTCGTTTCCGACAAAGGAATACGGGGGCTTGTGATCAAACTGGGGCCGGGATTTGATTATGTCCATTTTGAGGATGAACAGATCATCGCTGGCGGAGGCATGTCACTGGTCAAACTGTGTGTTATGGCTAGTAAGCAGGGGCTGTCCGGCCTTGAATTTGCGGGTGGTATCCCGGGATCAGTCGGGGGGGCTGTCTACATGAACGCCGGTGCCCATGGGTCTGATGTGTCACAAATATTCCAGTCCGCTGAGATTGTGCTGGATACAGGGGATTTGGCTGTGTACGATGCCGAGGACATGCGTTTTAGCTATCGCCACTCCGTGCTGCATGAGCAGCGTGGAATGGTGACAAAGGCAGTATTTCAGATGAAGCGGGGCGACCGCGAGGAAATTTCAGCGGCGCTTGCGGCTTTTAAAGACCGCCGCAGGCTGACTCAGCCGTTACAGTTAGCTTGCGCAGGAAGCGTGTTCCGTAATCCGCCAGGTGACTATGCCGCCCGGCTTATTGAAAGCGCAGGTCTGAAGGGCTTGAAGGCGGGAGGCGCTGAAGTATCTGT
This DNA window, taken from Paenibacillus kribbensis, encodes the following:
- the spoVE gene encoding stage V sporulation protein E; translated protein: MKQSRSAPDIWLFVCIISLLAIGMIMVYSAGAVLAFHEYGDSYYFVKRQLLFAGLGLVAMYFTARTDYRIWQKYAKVVLLICLALLVAVLIPGIGVVRGGARSWLGISSFGIQPSEFMKLGMILYLAQWLSRADYDISSFTRGLLPPLGLMGLAFGLIMLQPDLGTGTVMMGASMLIVFTAGARMKHLGLLALSGAAGFAALIAAAPYRLQRITAFLDPWSDPLGAGYQIIQSLYAIGPGGLAGLGLGMSRQKYSYVPEPQTDFIFSILAEELGFIGGMTVLGLFLVLVWRGMRVAITIPDTYGSLLAVGIVGMVAVQVVINIGVVIGLMPVTGITLPLISYGGSSLTLMLTALGILLNLSRYAR
- the mraY gene encoding phospho-N-acetylmuramoyl-pentapeptide-transferase, yielding MDIQLLLLTIVVSFILAVIAAPLLIPLLRRMKFGQQVRDDGPQSHLKKIGTPTMGGIVILLAFTLTFLKFSAIKNTDFYVLLVATLGFGLIGFLDDYIKIVFKRSLGLTARQKLFGQLLFGGIMCWLLLSNDHSTVIGIPGTSWSFDWGGWFYYPFIIIMMLAISNAVNFTDGLDGLLSGTSAIAFAAYAIVAIQATSLPAAVCSAAMIGAVLGFLVYNAHPAKVFMGDTGSLGIGGAIGAIAIVTKSEILFIIIGGVFVIEMLSVVLQVASFKTRGKRIFKMSPIHHHFELSGWSEWRVVITFWAVGLLLAGLGLYLNKGL
- the murB gene encoding UDP-N-acetylmuramate dehydrogenase, producing MQQWMPLLAEHDIGKVLEHEPLSKYTTWKIGGPADALVIPDTKEQLARVLRLAREHGIPWMQLGRGSNMLVSDKGIRGLVIKLGPGFDYVHFEDEQIIAGGGMSLVKLCVMASKQGLSGLEFAGGIPGSVGGAVYMNAGAHGSDVSQIFQSAEIVLDTGDLAVYDAEDMRFSYRHSVLHEQRGMVTKAVFQMKRGDREEISAALAAFKDRRRLTQPLQLACAGSVFRNPPGDYAARLIESAGLKGLKAGGAEVSVQHANFIVNTGQATAEDVLTLMKHIQSTISSQTGIKLVPEVFVVGER
- a CDS encoding UDP-N-acetylmuramoyl-tripeptide--D-alanyl-D-alanine ligase; translated protein: MKRTIGQIAFMSGGTLHKEADAEQMIEGVFTDSRKPQSQGLFVPLSGERFDGHNYVQQIMSEAGAAAFLWQKDHGAPPAGNAIEVENTLEALQQLATAYLRETGVSVVGITGSNGKTTTKDIVTALLGTTFKVHKTEGNYNNHIGLPLTVLSMPQDTDILILEMGMSGRGEIGLLTDIAKPDVAVITNIGESHLLQLGSRAEIARAKLEIASGLKPGGLLIYNGDEPLLPQVLAEPATVKPEGLKWFTFGISKNNDDYPTAITSDEQGSLFTTAQSGKEAFRLPLLGQHNIVNGLAALAVARHFNVDADHIRKGLSSLKLTGMRIEVVRCSDGLTVLNDAYNASPASMKAALQTLSGYKTDGRKIAVLGDMLELGPEEKQFHEEIGLFAAKHDVEELFTYGELGMSIAQGALGLMPTEQVHAYTDKEKLIQHLRTYLHANDIVLVKASRGMRLEEIVDALKNGPLKN
- the murG gene encoding undecaprenyldiphospho-muramoylpentapeptide beta-N-acetylglucosaminyltransferase, whose product is MRVVLSGGGTGGHIYPALAVARQCEEIDPDAEFLYIGGQRGLESKLVPQEKIPFEAIDITGFRRSLSLENIKTIMRFFQGVRRSKALLKKFKPDIVIGTGGYVCGPVVYAASKLGIPSMIHEQNAIPGLTNAFLSRYVDTVAVSFEGSEGAFPKAKNVLYTGNPRATTVRLANRDRGFATIGVPMNSSVVLVVGGSRGAKAINDAMIAMAPQLSQLKDVHFVYVTGESYYEQTLDSIRNQIGSLPNHLHVLPYIHNMPEVLACTSLIVNRAGASFLAEITSLGIPSILIPSPNVTNNHQEANARTLEKAGASVMIVEKELSGSSLFQTIAGIMGDEALRNRMAESASSLGKPDSADILVKEMERLARKR
- the murD gene encoding UDP-N-acetylmuramoyl-L-alanine--D-glutamate ligase → MNHPDAYRDQEVVVIGLAKSGVQVAKVLHQAGAKLTVNDKKDREQCPEASELEALGISVLCGGHPEGLIHPGVKLVVKNPGIPYSAPPVQKAVELGIEVVTEVEVAYHLCKAPIIGITGSNGKTTTTTWVGKLLESAGMNPIVAGNIGTPLCEAAVDAKTDEWMVVELSSFQLKGTKDFKPAVACLLNVAETHLDYHGGMEDYVASKARLFANQTSADTAVVNWDDPVCRELVPYIKAKLLPFSMTERLQEGLFADPPYIPDVTDDIERSIVYRDSLGVVHPIIGVDEIGLPGRFNVENALAACAIAIAAGAEPAKLAEPLSAFRGVEHRLEYVIEHAGAAYYNNSKATNSKATMMALSSFKQPVVLIAGGLDRGSDYTELVPSLQERVKAVVLLGETRHKLADRAHQAGIEHVEVVDNGEDAAATLVEAVNKAAELAEPGDVVLLSPACASWDMFQSYEERGRIFKEAAHKL